One Oncorhynchus masou masou isolate Uvic2021 chromosome 27, UVic_Omas_1.1, whole genome shotgun sequence genomic window carries:
- the LOC135516133 gene encoding eukaryotic initiation factor 4A-I gives MSAEYEDRPPRDNGPEGMEPDGIIESNWNEIVDSFDEMNLGEKLLRGIYAYGFEKPSAIQQRAILPCIKGYDVIAQAQSGTGKTATFAISILQQIDMELKGTQALVLAPTRELAQQIQKVILALGDYMGASCHACIGGTNVRNEVTKLQAEAPHIVVGTPGRVFDMLNRKYLASKNIKMFVLDEADEMLSRGFKDQIYEIFQKLPTSTQVVLLSATMPQDVLEVTKKFMREPIRILVKKEELTLEGIRQFYINVEKEEWKLDTLCDLYETLTITQAVIFINTRRKVDWLTEKMHARDFTVSALHGDMDQKERDLIMREFRSGSSRVLITTDLLARGIDVQQVSLVINYDLPTNRENYIHRIGRGGRFGRKGVAINMVTEEDKRTLRDIETFYNTTVEEMPMNVADLI, from the exons ATGTCGGCGGAATATGAAGACAG acCTCCCAGAGATAATGGCCCTGAGGGCATGGAGCCAGATGGGATCATTGAG AGCAACTGGAATGAGATCGTGGACAGTTTTGATGAGATGaacttgggcgagaagctgctcAGAGGAATCTATGCCTATGGTTTTGAAAAACCCTCTGCTATCCAGCAGAGGGCTATCCTCCCTTGTATCAAGG GTTATGATGTGATTGCACAGGCTCAGTCTGGTACTGGGAAGACTGCCACCTTCGCCATTTCCATTCTGCAGCAGATTGACATGGAGCTGAAGGGCACCCAAGCCCTGGTCCTGGCCCCCACCAGAGAGCTGGCTCAGCAG ATCCAGAAGGTGATCCTGGCCCTGGGTGACTACATGGGAGCCTCCTGCCATGCCTGTATAGGAGGGACCAATGTCCGTAACGAGGTTACCAAGCTCCAGGCTGAGGCCCCTCACATAGTGGTGGGGACCCCTGGCCGCGTGTTCGACATGTTGAACCGCAAATACCTGG CCTCCAAGAACATCAAGATGTTTGTGCTGGACGAGGCAGATGAGATGTTGAGTCGAGGGTTCAAGGACCAGATCTACGAGATCTTCCAGAAGCTCCCCACCAGCACGCAG GTGGTGCTGCTGTCTGCTACCATGCCCCAGGATGTGCTTGAGGTCACCAAGAAGTTCATGCGTGAACCCATTCGCATCCTAGTCAAGAAGGAGGAGCTCACCCTGGAGGGTATCCGCCAGTTCTACATCAACGTTGAGAAAGAG GAGTGGAAGCTGGACACCCTGTGTGACCTTTATGAAACCCTGACCATTACCCAGGCTGTGATCTTCATAAACACCAGGAGGAAGGTGGACTGGCTCACTGAGAAGATGCATGCCAGGGACTTCACGGTCTCTGCTCTG CATGGAGACATGGACCAGAAGGAGAGAGACCTGATCATGAGGGAGTTCCGCTCAGGCTCCAGTAGAGTTCTTATCACCACTGACCTGCTG GCCAGAGGTATTGATGTCCAGCAGGTGTCATTGGTCATCAACTATGACCTGCCCACCAACCGGGAGAACTACATCCACAG GATTGGCCGAGGTGGACGTTTCGGCCGTAAGGGCGTTGCCATCAACATGGTGACTGAGGAGGACAAGCGTACGCTGCGGGACATCGAGACGTTCTACAACACCACCGTCGAGGAGATGCCAATGAACGTGGCTGACCTCATCTAG